The following proteins come from a genomic window of Companilactobacillus pabuli:
- a CDS encoding cysteine desulfurase family protein, translating to MAFIYLDNAATTPMATPVVDVISEQMANNFGNASATNYFGRQARKVLDESRHTIAQSLNAKDSEIVFTSGGTESDNTAVIQTALSRQKLGKHIITTAIEHEAILKPLAYLETLGFEVTYLKPNERGEVTAQQVKDALRDDTILVTIMYGNNEVGSMNPIKEIGEVLKDHQAYFHTDAVQAFGMEDIDVKDQHIDMLSTSAHKINGPKFIGFLYINDDIHIPSFIKGGDQETKRRAGTENVPAIAGFAKAVELITPEEKQARQDRYFGFKQTIQKILTENKIDFDINGPKDKHALNHVMNLYLPGIDRGVLLTRLDLDEVAISGGSACTAGSLEPSHVLVAMYGEDSPRINDSVRISFGKDNTEEEVVEFTNKLVKIVQDLTN from the coding sequence GCATTTATTTATTTAGATAATGCTGCCACCACACCGATGGCTACACCTGTAGTCGATGTAATCAGTGAACAGATGGCTAATAATTTTGGTAATGCATCTGCTACCAATTATTTTGGTCGTCAAGCTCGAAAAGTTTTGGATGAAAGCCGGCATACGATTGCTCAAAGTCTCAACGCTAAAGACTCAGAAATTGTCTTTACTAGTGGTGGGACTGAGAGTGACAATACCGCTGTAATTCAAACAGCATTATCTAGACAAAAACTAGGTAAACATATCATAACGACTGCGATTGAGCATGAAGCAATTCTTAAACCGTTAGCTTATTTAGAAACATTGGGTTTTGAAGTAACTTATTTAAAACCTAATGAACGCGGTGAAGTGACTGCTCAACAAGTCAAAGATGCTTTACGTGATGATACTATTCTAGTAACGATCATGTACGGTAACAACGAAGTTGGTTCGATGAATCCAATTAAAGAAATTGGTGAAGTCTTAAAAGACCATCAAGCATATTTCCACACTGATGCTGTTCAAGCATTTGGAATGGAAGATATTGATGTCAAAGACCAACACATTGATATGTTATCAACTTCAGCTCATAAGATTAATGGACCGAAGTTCATCGGCTTTTTGTATATCAATGATGATATTCATATTCCATCATTTATTAAAGGTGGCGACCAGGAGACTAAACGTCGTGCGGGAACAGAAAATGTACCTGCTATCGCTGGTTTTGCTAAAGCCGTTGAGTTGATTACTCCGGAAGAAAAACAAGCTCGACAAGATCGTTATTTTGGATTTAAACAAACGATCCAAAAGATCTTAACAGAGAATAAAATTGATTTTGACATCAATGGACCAAAGGATAAACATGCTTTAAACCATGTAATGAATTTGTATTTGCCAGGAATTGATCGTGGCGTTTTATTGACGAGATTAGATCTTGACGAAGTAGCAATTTCGGGAGGTTCTGCATGTACAGCCGGAAGTTTGGAACCATCACACGTGTTAGTGGCTATGTATGGTGAAGACAGTCCAAGAATCAATGATTCAGTCAGAATCAGTTTTGGTAAAGACAATACTGAAGAAGAAGTAGTTGAATTTACCAACAAACTAGTTAAAATCGTGCAAGACTTGACTAATTAA
- the mnmA gene encoding tRNA 2-thiouridine(34) synthase MnmA, producing the protein MDNKKKRVVVGMSGGVDSSVSALLLKQQGYEVIGVFMKNWDDSDDSGVCTATEDYEDVAKVANKIGIPYYSVNFEKEYWDRVFEYFLAEYRKGRTPNPDVMCNKEVKFKAFLDYANKLNADYIAMGHYAQSFRDDNGVVHLLRGGDANKDQTYFLSTVQQEQLQKALFPIGGMQKSEVRRIAEEAGLATAKKKDSTGVCFIGERNFRKFLSEFLPAQPGKMMTPDGEIKGDHAGLMYYTIGQRQGLGIGGNGKSNEPWFVVGKDMSKNILYVDQGYDNPRLYADHLDASDLSFITGLDYGDTFHATAKFRYRQQDTGVTVHVLGDGKVNVEFDNPVRAITPGQEVVFYDGEECLGGATIDCAYMAEKKLQYI; encoded by the coding sequence ATGGATAATAAGAAGAAGCGTGTTGTAGTAGGTATGAGTGGTGGCGTTGACTCGTCAGTTAGTGCACTTCTTTTGAAACAACAAGGTTATGAGGTTATTGGAGTTTTCATGAAGAACTGGGATGATTCTGATGACTCTGGTGTATGTACTGCTACTGAGGATTATGAGGATGTTGCTAAGGTTGCCAACAAGATTGGTATTCCTTATTACTCAGTTAATTTTGAAAAGGAGTACTGGGACCGCGTGTTCGAGTATTTCCTAGCAGAATATCGTAAGGGTAGAACACCAAACCCTGATGTTATGTGTAACAAAGAAGTTAAGTTCAAGGCTTTCTTGGACTATGCTAACAAATTAAACGCTGATTACATCGCAATGGGTCACTATGCACAATCATTCCGTGACGACAACGGTGTAGTTCACTTGCTTCGTGGTGGCGATGCTAACAAGGATCAAACTTATTTCTTGAGCACTGTTCAACAAGAGCAATTACAAAAAGCATTGTTCCCAATCGGTGGTATGCAAAAGTCAGAAGTTCGTCGCATTGCTGAAGAAGCTGGATTAGCTACTGCTAAGAAGAAGGACTCAACTGGTGTATGTTTCATCGGTGAGAGAAACTTCCGTAAGTTCTTGAGCGAATTCTTGCCTGCACAACCTGGTAAGATGATGACACCAGACGGTGAGATCAAGGGTGATCACGCTGGTTTGATGTACTACACAATCGGTCAAAGACAAGGCCTAGGTATCGGTGGAAATGGTAAGTCAAACGAGCCTTGGTTCGTAGTTGGTAAGGACATGAGTAAGAATATTCTTTATGTCGACCAAGGATACGATAATCCAAGACTATATGCTGATCATTTGGACGCATCTGACTTGTCATTTATCACAGGCTTAGATTATGGCGATACTTTCCATGCCACAGCTAAGTTCAGATATCGTCAACAAGATACTGGCGTTACAGTTCACGTCTTAGGCGATGGTAAGGTCAATGTTGAGTTTGATAACCCAGTTCGTGCAATTACACCAGGACAAGAAGTTGTCTTCTATGACGGCGAGGAATGTCTAGGTGGCGCAACTATTGATTGTGCTTACATGGCAGAAAAGAAGCTACAATACATTTAA
- a CDS encoding histidine phosphatase family protein: MELYFVRHGKTEWNLEGKYQGGHGDSPLLPESLHDISLLAKRLQAINIDHIYSSPLPRAKTTAETLIKDLNRQIPFDIVDGLREFDLGIMEGRKFSELENEMPEVIYAFRHQPKDYDYDLIKGESFEQVAKRTTAAVKEIVAQNSPDSNLVIVSHGAALVTLIQSLLGTKICDIRKNGGLSNTSLTHLQYQDGQFKLIKWNETSYLDKQLDSSDTI; the protein is encoded by the coding sequence ATGGAATTATATTTTGTCAGACACGGAAAGACCGAATGGAATTTAGAAGGAAAATATCAAGGTGGACATGGTGATTCACCACTTTTGCCAGAAAGTTTGCATGATATCAGCTTACTAGCAAAACGATTGCAAGCTATAAATATTGACCATATCTATTCCAGTCCTTTGCCACGTGCTAAAACTACTGCTGAAACGTTGATCAAAGATTTGAATCGTCAAATACCTTTTGACATTGTTGATGGTCTTAGAGAATTTGATTTAGGAATTATGGAAGGTCGCAAATTTTCTGAATTAGAAAATGAAATGCCAGAAGTAATTTATGCTTTTAGACATCAACCAAAAGACTATGATTATGACTTGATCAAAGGCGAATCTTTTGAACAAGTTGCTAAGAGAACTACAGCAGCAGTGAAAGAAATAGTTGCTCAAAATTCTCCTGATAGCAATCTTGTAATAGTTAGTCATGGAGCTGCTTTAGTGACTTTGATCCAATCGTTATTAGGAACTAAGATTTGCGATATTCGTAAGAATGGTGGTCTTTCCAACACTAGTCTGACTCATTTACAATACCAAGACGGCCAATTTAAATTAATCAAGTGGAATGAAACTAGTTACCTGGACAAACAATTAGACAGTTCAGATACTATTTGA
- a CDS encoding tetratricopeptide repeat protein, which yields MNKQAEKLFNQGDKEAAVKLLVADLKQNPKQLPEILQLSTYLVQAGDLEQAEELLARSLEIFKDNQDLLYNLGNIYYLADKYDKANDIFQKLVNNDYAFEAYFMLAKTLDEQGKRQLAIMYALTAVEKAPKDLRSNELLADLLLANGNFQEALTFYQAANKIQPEAKFYFNMALCAMNLKKEYQSYLNQAKKLDEKYYLKNEKKLADLQEFIKKQGDSNDGQ from the coding sequence ATGAACAAACAAGCAGAAAAATTATTTAATCAAGGCGATAAAGAGGCTGCTGTTAAGCTGTTAGTAGCAGACTTGAAACAAAACCCAAAGCAATTGCCTGAGATTTTACAGTTATCAACTTATTTAGTCCAAGCTGGCGATTTAGAACAAGCCGAGGAATTATTAGCTCGTTCGTTAGAGATATTTAAAGACAATCAAGATTTACTTTATAATTTGGGTAATATTTATTATTTAGCTGATAAATATGATAAAGCTAATGACATCTTTCAAAAATTGGTCAACAATGATTACGCTTTTGAAGCATATTTTATGTTGGCTAAAACTTTGGATGAACAAGGTAAACGTCAACTAGCAATTATGTACGCTTTAACGGCAGTTGAAAAAGCACCTAAAGATTTACGCTCAAATGAATTATTAGCCGATTTATTGCTGGCTAACGGTAATTTTCAAGAAGCATTAACATTCTATCAAGCGGCTAATAAAATCCAACCAGAGGCCAAATTTTACTTTAATATGGCCTTGTGTGCAATGAATCTCAAAAAAGAATATCAATCATACTTAAATCAAGCCAAAAAATTGGATGAAAAGTATTATTTAAAAAATGAAAAGAAATTAGCTGATCTACAAGAATTCATAAAAAAGCAAGGGGATAGCAATGACGGACAGTAA
- a CDS encoding ATP-dependent RecD-like DNA helicase: MTDSNETPYFLGTVKAIFFENPENLYKIFTIKIKKTNTDWDAKDIVVTGSFGEISEEEEYRFEGRIVDHPKYGKQFQATSYQRSRPNGRKELISFFSSEEFPGIGKKKAEKIVDELGNDAIDKILKDPHALDFLKLGTEKTQQIIEQISSNHQTEQALYQLNNYGFGPTLSARIYQKYGVQTLEKIQDDPYQLVLDVKGVGFKRADELARRLGITGDDPRRIKGALIQMTSSMINETGDTYVDGQDLIRRVMGVLRNNSTDDLAQKLVAGLRDLVKNGVLLVEDGNVYQKDLADSEWSIAQSLKMITDTFKGVSWTEHAMKKELKKIEKRFKVKYDDSQEKAIRQFLTHPIFLLTGGPGTGKTTIINAIVAAYAELNDMPLDPASDDYAIALAAPTGRAAKHMGEATGLPAMTIHRLLGLTGTEDDEYAEPSLDCKLLIIDEMSMVDTKLFKVLISAVQPGTQIVLVGDRDQLPSVGPGQIFADLINSDAFPTTILKNIHRQDEDSTIIQLAHDINEGIIVDGIFQNRADRSFINCDSRNVPSVLSQIIAKSSERGFDIADVQVLAPMYRGQAGIDNLNYVIQNVVNPMKPKRKEVSMGNVKYRINDKVVYLVNTPEDNVFNGEIGKIVGIILAKENTDHVDQLVIDFDGNEVTLDRKDWTNISLAYCTSIHKSQGSEFEMVILPLVNEESRMLRRNLLYTAVTRAKRLLIMVGDRSAFERSIKDQSSERQTTLKQRIFTTFKIKVPEAPSEEETQEQAPIDYRLTLDMIMNNAIDPMIGMEHITPQDFLEKK, from the coding sequence ATGACGGACAGTAATGAAACACCATATTTCTTAGGCACTGTCAAAGCTATCTTTTTTGAGAATCCGGAAAACCTTTATAAAATTTTTACAATTAAAATAAAGAAAACAAATACTGATTGGGATGCGAAAGATATTGTTGTAACTGGTAGCTTTGGTGAAATATCAGAAGAAGAGGAATATCGTTTCGAAGGCCGCATCGTTGACCATCCCAAATATGGCAAGCAATTTCAAGCTACTTCATACCAAAGAAGTCGTCCTAATGGTCGTAAAGAATTAATCAGCTTCTTTTCTAGTGAAGAGTTTCCTGGTATTGGTAAGAAAAAAGCCGAAAAGATTGTTGATGAATTAGGTAACGATGCTATCGATAAAATTCTTAAAGACCCTCATGCACTTGATTTCTTGAAATTGGGAACTGAAAAGACTCAACAGATTATTGAACAAATCTCTAGCAATCATCAGACAGAGCAAGCCTTGTATCAATTGAATAACTATGGCTTTGGACCTACTTTGAGTGCACGGATCTATCAAAAGTATGGAGTTCAAACACTGGAAAAGATTCAAGACGATCCTTATCAATTAGTTTTAGATGTTAAAGGTGTCGGTTTCAAGCGAGCTGATGAATTGGCTAGAAGATTAGGGATTACTGGTGATGACCCTCGACGGATCAAAGGTGCCTTAATTCAGATGACGAGCTCAATGATCAATGAAACTGGCGATACTTACGTTGATGGGCAAGATTTGATTAGAAGAGTTATGGGAGTTTTGAGAAATAATTCAACTGATGACTTGGCGCAAAAGTTAGTAGCTGGTTTACGAGATTTAGTTAAAAACGGAGTTTTGCTAGTTGAAGATGGCAATGTTTATCAAAAAGATCTGGCAGATTCTGAATGGTCGATAGCACAGTCTTTGAAGATGATCACTGATACTTTTAAGGGTGTCTCATGGACTGAACACGCCATGAAAAAAGAACTTAAAAAAATTGAAAAGCGTTTTAAAGTTAAATATGATGACTCACAAGAAAAAGCTATTCGTCAATTTTTGACGCATCCAATTTTTCTATTAACTGGTGGTCCGGGAACTGGTAAAACGACTATCATCAATGCAATTGTAGCAGCATATGCTGAATTAAATGATATGCCCCTTGATCCAGCTTCAGATGATTATGCGATTGCTTTAGCTGCTCCAACGGGAAGAGCTGCTAAACACATGGGAGAGGCAACTGGTCTGCCAGCTATGACAATTCATCGCTTGTTAGGTCTAACGGGTACTGAAGATGACGAATATGCTGAACCAAGCCTTGATTGCAAATTGTTGATTATTGATGAGATGTCGATGGTCGATACAAAATTATTCAAAGTTTTGATATCAGCTGTGCAGCCTGGAACGCAGATCGTTTTAGTAGGTGATCGTGATCAGTTACCATCAGTTGGACCGGGACAAATTTTTGCGGATTTGATCAATAGTGATGCTTTTCCAACAACAATCTTAAAGAATATCCATCGTCAGGATGAAGATTCAACGATTATTCAATTAGCTCATGATATAAATGAAGGAATTATTGTTGATGGTATTTTTCAAAATAGGGCTGATCGGAGTTTCATCAATTGCGATAGTCGAAATGTCCCTAGTGTCTTGTCACAGATTATTGCAAAATCGAGTGAACGTGGTTTCGATATTGCCGATGTGCAAGTTTTAGCCCCAATGTACCGTGGTCAAGCGGGGATTGATAATTTGAATTATGTGATTCAAAATGTTGTCAATCCGATGAAGCCGAAAAGAAAAGAAGTTTCGATGGGTAATGTTAAATATCGAATCAATGATAAAGTTGTCTATTTGGTCAATACACCTGAAGACAATGTTTTTAACGGCGAGATTGGGAAAATTGTCGGGATAATTCTTGCTAAAGAAAATACCGACCACGTTGACCAATTAGTAATTGATTTTGATGGCAATGAGGTGACATTGGATCGTAAAGATTGGACTAATATTTCTTTAGCTTACTGTACTTCAATCCATAAATCGCAAGGTTCAGAATTTGAAATGGTAATTTTGCCACTTGTTAATGAAGAATCTAGAATGTTACGCCGTAATTTGTTGTATACAGCTGTAACACGTGCTAAGAGATTATTGATCATGGTAGGTGATAGGTCGGCTTTTGAACGGTCAATCAAAGATCAATCGAGTGAACGTCAGACCACATTGAAACAAAGAATTTTTACTACATTTAAGATTAAAGTACCAGAAGCACCATCGGAAGAAGAAACACAAGAACAAGCTCCTATCGATTATCGTTTGACTTTAGACATGATTATGAATAATGCTATTGACCCGATGATTGGTATGGAACACATAACTCCTCAAGATTTTTTGGAGAAAAAATAA
- a CDS encoding diacylglycerol/lipid kinase family protein encodes MSKTTKIEIILNHHAGNGLAISACHKVINFLDKNKITYEIHKTLKDGDGVRIAKQLANHPTNSKIIVIGGDGTLNQAVNGVKESNYPNTALGYIPGGSGNDFCRGIKLKIKDPVILLQAILSMKQPQIIDVGKAYNNDFSHYFINNIGIGFDARTVYYTNNSERKDFLNKLHLGTLSYFTNLLKVIKKQPAFGLDVDYEDKKKHFDSAYIVVATNHPYFGGGFAIDPTATPFNHHLNLVVVKKITGMTFIKLFSKLLTNGSHLQDKNVWHIEDKHFSLHNQTDQYGQMDGEELNQHEFNFNFEISQHPFWLPVK; translated from the coding sequence ATGAGTAAAACTACAAAAATTGAAATAATTTTAAATCACCATGCTGGCAATGGATTAGCAATCTCCGCTTGTCATAAGGTAATAAATTTTCTAGATAAAAATAAAATCACTTACGAGATCCACAAAACTTTAAAAGATGGCGATGGCGTTCGGATTGCTAAACAGTTAGCCAATCATCCAACTAATAGTAAAATCATCGTTATCGGTGGCGATGGAACGTTAAATCAAGCCGTCAATGGTGTCAAAGAATCTAATTACCCCAATACTGCCTTAGGATATATTCCTGGTGGTTCTGGTAATGATTTTTGCCGTGGCATAAAATTAAAGATCAAGGATCCCGTAATTTTATTACAAGCCATTCTTTCAATGAAGCAACCTCAAATAATCGATGTTGGTAAAGCATATAATAATGATTTTTCCCATTATTTTATTAACAATATCGGTATTGGTTTCGATGCTCGTACGGTTTATTACACAAATAATTCTGAACGAAAAGATTTCCTCAACAAATTACATTTGGGGACTCTTTCTTATTTCACTAATCTATTAAAGGTTATCAAAAAGCAACCAGCTTTTGGATTAGACGTTGATTATGAAGACAAGAAAAAACATTTTGACTCAGCCTATATCGTGGTTGCTACAAACCATCCTTATTTTGGTGGTGGTTTTGCGATTGATCCAACCGCTACTCCTTTTAACCATCACTTGAATCTGGTTGTCGTAAAAAAGATCACTGGGATGACATTCATCAAATTGTTCAGCAAATTGTTGACCAATGGTTCTCATCTACAAGATAAAAACGTTTGGCATATTGAAGACAAACATTTTTCACTTCATAACCAAACTGATCAATATGGTCAGATGGATGGTGAAGAATTAAATCAGCATGAATTCAATTTCAATTTTGAGATCAGTCAACATCCCTTTTGGTTACCAGTTAAATAA